The following are encoded in a window of Flavobacterium sp. WC2421 genomic DNA:
- a CDS encoding phage integrase SAM-like domain-containing protein: MATVQFRIRSKANKNVPVKVRLLNGKNTDLELNTGFTINPTDWSETTNRPKQNNAGNKQIFSDLKKLESFIFEQLNKDLGNGILIDSYWLENTIKECFKRVEKTDAGLMINHIQHIIDSASTRKVKGRKNLGLSKSRINSYINSKNILTEYQKHIKKQIHFLDINKSFIDKFSNWLINDKKYSINHSGDQIKNLKAVCSDAEKDNITVNHYVKNIEVFSESNEDRFIVTLSFAELEQIRTCEEIKTAALINARNWMLLGCEIGQRGGDLLNITKDNIRYNKGNMYLDLIQQKTNKKVTIGIVNPHIIDIIENHFPYPISTQKLNVHIKKVCELAKIDERVEGKKWDEETKRKKLDFYPKYELVTNHSFRRSFATNYYKKMQTSILIGITGHSKESLFLQYINEREDKDANADLFIKMWEIMNKEAEEKDEDKPSQLNVV; this comes from the coding sequence ATGGCAACAGTACAATTTAGAATAAGAAGCAAGGCAAACAAAAACGTACCAGTAAAAGTGCGTCTTTTAAATGGTAAAAATACCGACTTAGAGCTAAATACAGGGTTTACTATTAACCCAACAGACTGGAGCGAAACAACAAATCGTCCAAAACAAAACAATGCTGGAAACAAGCAAATTTTTAGCGACCTAAAAAAACTAGAATCATTCATTTTTGAACAACTCAACAAAGATCTAGGAAACGGAATATTAATAGATTCCTACTGGCTAGAAAATACGATTAAAGAATGTTTTAAACGTGTTGAGAAAACAGATGCAGGATTAATGATCAATCACATTCAGCATATAATAGACAGTGCCTCCACACGTAAAGTAAAAGGCCGAAAGAATCTGGGTTTATCAAAAAGCAGAATCAATAGTTATATTAATTCTAAAAATATTTTGACTGAATATCAAAAACACATAAAAAAACAAATACACTTTCTAGACATTAATAAATCATTTATAGACAAATTCTCTAACTGGTTAATAAATGACAAAAAGTACTCTATAAATCATTCGGGCGATCAGATTAAGAACCTAAAAGCAGTATGTTCAGACGCCGAAAAAGACAACATCACAGTAAACCACTACGTCAAAAATATTGAGGTTTTTTCTGAAAGCAATGAAGATAGATTTATAGTAACACTATCCTTTGCAGAGTTAGAGCAAATAAGAACATGCGAAGAGATTAAGACAGCTGCATTAATAAACGCCCGTAACTGGATGTTGCTAGGATGTGAAATTGGACAAAGAGGCGGAGATTTACTCAATATTACAAAAGATAATATTCGTTATAATAAGGGAAATATGTATTTGGACTTAATACAGCAAAAAACAAATAAAAAAGTAACCATTGGAATAGTAAACCCTCACATTATCGATATTATAGAAAATCATTTCCCTTATCCAATAAGCACACAAAAACTAAATGTACATATTAAAAAAGTTTGTGAACTTGCCAAAATAGATGAGAGGGTTGAAGGAAAAAAATGGGACGAAGAGACTAAACGAAAAAAATTAGATTTTTACCCTAAATACGAACTGGTTACAAACCATAGTTTCAGAAGATCTTTTGCAACTAATTACTATAAAAAGATGCAGACTTCCATACTAATAGGCATAACAGGACATTCGAAGGAGAGTTTATTTTTGCAATACATAAATGAACGTGAAGACAAAGATGCAAATGCAGATTTATTTATAAAAATGTGGGAAATAATGAATAAGGAAGCAGAGGAAAAAGACGAAGACAAACCATCACAACTGAATGTAGTATGA
- a CDS encoding helix-turn-helix domain-containing protein — MRESSLNQFNTDQLQPEAIQALVAQVHELSANLQPKQPEEYLTRQDVAKLLKVNISTVSNWKNDGVINAYGIGGRVYYKRSEIDKAMIKIN, encoded by the coding sequence ATGAGAGAATCAAGTTTAAATCAGTTTAATACTGACCAGTTACAACCAGAAGCCATTCAAGCATTGGTAGCTCAAGTACACGAGCTTTCTGCAAACCTTCAACCAAAACAACCCGAAGAGTATTTAACCCGACAAGATGTTGCAAAACTTCTTAAGGTTAACATCTCAACCGTGAGTAATTGGAAAAATGATGGTGTTATTAATGCCTATGGCATTGGAGGAAGAGTCTACTATAAGAGAAGCGAGATTGACAAAGCAATGATTAAAATTAATTAG